The DNA window agtcatacatatacacaccagAGGAAGGTAAATGTAGGCAGAGATCTATTGGGTCTGGGACTAACGTTCCTGAGCCCAAGGTGCaaggattttaaaaatgtatttccattttataattgtattattatagtttactttttggggtttttgccgatgccaaacatttcaaaatgtaaatgcactACCAATGAAAAGATATTTGTGGTCAAGGAGTATTTACAAATTTGCTGCGTCTTTACAGGAAGTAATTTGCAGATATTTAGTCTTAAAATTGAGGTGAAGTAGATTCATGAGACTGCGCATTCAAtacatgatttattttatttattaaacgtTTTGTCTTTGTGATTGTGAATTGTCCCCATCATCAGTGTTCCGGTTTCCCTTGAAGCTGGCGATATCTGCAGTGGTGTCGTTCATTGCGGTTTATCAGGTACCGCCAAATGGTTTGCCTTCATCTGCTCCCACTGGTGTCTCATGCAATAAAATAACTGGGTTGTTTTTAGTACCTAGAGTCCATTCTGGAAAATTATCGTTTTATATAGTAGATTATCAATAAAGACTGCTGCAATAGCAAAACCAGCCTTTATGGAATGtgctttttgtgttcatttctaTCATACTATATACGATTTTATGAATTGTATTAATATTACCAAGTGCAAAGTGTATTGTCATATTAGTGAGTTAGTGCTAGCCAAATGGGAAATTATATATCATTGAATTAAGGGAGACGTTTTTTTGCCttattcccccccaccccccgagtAAATACACTTCTTTATTCCCCCTCCAGGTGGCGCTGTTGCTGATAACTGGAGTGGTGCCCATTCTCCATATTGTCCGTGCCGGAATCAATGAAGACATCGCCTTCCTTCTGGCTGGCTTCAACATCATTTTATCAGAGGATAGGGCAGAGGTGGTCAAAATAGTGATCCACTACATGTGGTGTTTGGAAGGTGGGTATCTAATCTCCCCTGGACTGTCAATCATTACTACCCTGCTgccaccccctacgaactgaaGTCCTGTTGATTTTATAGGCCTTATACGGTCACATCTGATTTTATAGAGTCTTAGAATCAACCACTGAAAACATGGGGGGATTAATATATTGTACAGAGCATTTTCTGAATAGTTGGAACTATGTTCCTCACATGTTAATTTGTAGCCCATGTACAGTAGTTGACTAATTACTGGTAATGCACTCTGGAGAACTCTCACAATGCCATGCTTCTGTGAACCAAATGAAACTGGGGAAGGATTATGTTAAATGGTCTCGTAAGAATccagcatttctttttttatttttttattttgaccagTCTTAGGGCCGATTGTTCACTTGGATCCAATTAGTGAGAGAAGGGTATTTTAGGAAATGTCACTGTGTGGGGGGTCAGGTAAGAACCTCACATAGTCTTTCACTTAGTTCTACATCCAGAAATCTAGAATGGCATCACCAGAAGCCACcatggggtggtgggggtggggggcttagGAGCATGGTCTACACTGGGGAACAATGACATAACCAAGAGTGGTTGCAggtaggtaagagcagtcatctggcagtcagagggttgccggttcaatcccgcccagggtgtgtcgaagtgtccctgagtaagacacctcaccctcaattgctcctgatgagctggttggtgccttgcatggcagccaatcacagttggtgtgtgaatgggtgaatgagtagcatcaattgtacagcgctttggataaagggactatataaatgccaaccatttaccatttaatgtggCACAGCAGAAATTAGTAGAATGTTAGCTTCCTGAATTTCTTCAGCAAATATTTACCTGCGTAGTGTATATCGTTTTTTCAACACCAACTGAAATTAATAGCTTGCCCTGGATAACTGTATCTACAAAGCAAATTAATGGAGTTAATGGAAAATAGATAGCATAATATAGATGTATACATTACAGAACACATaacaaaagaaatgtgtttaacaCCATACATTAAGCACCATAAACCATTGTAGATTACAAGAAGAGAGCTTCTAAGTATGACATCACGGTCCACTTCATCGAATGTCAGTGCTGATGCCTATATCATGTGACTCTGTTTTATAGTGTGCTACGTCTGTGCAATTACCCTGTCTATTCTGGTCACCCTGCTCATGCTAATGAGATCCATGGTCTTACACAGGTAAGAAGAATATCTTCCTCTCTTCTGTCTGCCCACAAAACACTACAGTGTAATGAAATCATCACCGCCATTGCCTTTGTATCGTGTACTTCTGACTTGGCTTGTGTAGCTATAATTTTATGGTGCCTGCTACTATCATTAAGTCATTGTGTATGGCGTGCTTATACTGTGTTTACAGAATATCATGCCACACATTTTGTTCATTAATTTGAGCCTGAAATTCAAACAAATCTGATGTATCAGAAACATTAAatctctgcctctgtccttGATACTCCAGTGATAACACTGAATTAACATTAAAGAGCTGGCTGAGACACTGGCTATAGGGATATGTTAATGCAGttgctttatattttatatcataATACACAGCTACATTAGCGCTTTATATTTTATCACTATGCCGCTCGGGAATGTGAGGACAAAACCAATATATTCCAAGAGGCTCCACTGTCTCTCCCGGGATATATAATATTTCTGCCTCATTAATTTATCATTAGCTTAAccaaataatgataataagcCATATGAGGCAGATTATAATTCTGTGTGAAATctcatttgtattgtatttgattGGCTGGAAAGGGTGTATGCATCGCTTGAGTCCCCACTCTCCAGGCAGgattctcactttctctctgcaTGAAGCACAGTGATCAGAGTGAGCTCGGTGCATATAATCACATCCTCCATTTCCTTAAATACAGCTCTGAGAACAGAGTTGTGTGCAGTGTAGTTCTGCCCAAGGACAGGACACACGCTGGAGCTGATTTCACTCTCCCTCATTCtactgcactacacacacacacacagacacacacacacccgcacacacatacacacatacacacacacttacacacacacacacacacacactcacatacacacacacatgcacaaatacacacataatcacacacatacacacatacacacacacacatacacacacacattcacatacacacacagacacatacacacacactcacacacacacgtgcatgcacacatgcgcaacacacatgcacacaggcatatatgcacaaacaggaaatgaatcCTTTGAATACCATAATTACATACGCAAcccatgcatacatacacacacacccgcacacatgcacacaaacacacacacacatacacagacacacacacacaaacaagcacgcaCAGGAAAATTAAATCCTTTGAATAGCATAATTGGCCACGCAGCCCATTGGGAGCTGTGGCAGTTAGATATCTAGGAGAATGGAAATGAAGTGATTATATTCGGTAATGGCAGATTAAGCCTAATGAGACCGCAGTATGTGCTACGCCTACGCGTCCCCTTTCCGCCCACGCTGTACACACCTTCACACAATGCCCCCTTTCACAACcgtgttcctctctccctccaccgtCAACGAGATGACCTGTGTGAAGCGCCTCGCGTTCAGGAACACGAAGGTAATTTCAGGCTGTCATCTGCAGGGCGAACCTGAAAGGGCTGTACCGGGGAGACATCTACAACGTCTACAATCGGCAGAGGAGCGTCCGGCCCTCGCGACCCGCCCTGGTCTGCTGGATGGGGTTCACAAGCTACCAAGCCGCCCTCATCTGTCTAGGTAACCCGAAAAAGAGGAGTACACTGTAAACCGTCTGGCTGTATTCCGAGTATTACTTATGTAATACGCATGCAGAAAGGACGTTGAAACTAAAGGAAACTCATACGCACAGTATGTACCGATTATCATTTCAGGGGTATTTTCTGGaagctgagtgtgtgtaccgtacactctcagaaataaagtaacATTGGAGGTCCATTTTTTGTCTTCAAGGATGAATGTTGTACGATGTTCTCTTTAGGTACACATTTGTATGTTTTCCAAGTAAAAAAGGTACaagttaattatatattgctggctatgggTACAATTCTATGTACCAGCAGTATAGGGTCCTGCCCCAGCTACAAGCATTTGTAACTTTTAAGGCAGTTATACTGTATAAAGTGTATAAAGTGTGTATAAAGATCCAGCTGGATGTGTTCACAGGCCTTTCTGTATACACCACTGATTAGCTTCAAAGTTAACCATCAAAAGGGAggtttgtaaaatataattcatCCAGCAATGAACCAACTGGACAGATTTACGGTCACGTCTGTATATGTGAAAGATTTTAGCTTTAAATGATGGCCCGTTCATCTGAAGGAAGCTCACACACCTTTCACACATCACAGCAGAGCATGCGGGCATTAGCGTGTTGACTTGACCGCAACAAGAAAAATGTTCGCATTTAATCCATTCCAAAAGCCATACATGAAAAACACTATTCATCTGATCAAAGGATTGGCTTTGTAAGCTGACACATGAAAAGAGGATATTAGGTGTCTCTTTACTAAACAAAATCCTCTCTTTCATTAAGAGTTTGTTTTTAATCAAGAACTTGGAAGAAGGTTATTCAGGCTAATGCAGTCATTTCTGTGGCTTCTAATCACTGCACCAATGAGTGGTCAAGTTCACTCTGGGGCAGAAATCTAATATTTTATCTTacctttatttaatttgtatttacttatattatatatatataatatatatatattcagttcTTTATATAATGATCGCAAGACTTCAAAAAGATTTATGTACAAGAATCCTGATCTAGACATCCTAAAACAGAACTTCTAACAAAAACCTAAAATAATTGGTTATGCAAAATTTATGAATGGAGTTATGAATCAAAAGATAGAGATTTTGGTACAATTTAAATTCTGAGATGACTGTGATTGTGGGATTGTGAATCCCAACATAGGATTTTCCAAAGTTTTAATGAGGCAAGAACAGNNNNNNNNNNNNNNNNNNNNNNNNNNNNNNNNNNNNNNNNNNNNNNNNNNNNNNNNNNNNNNNNNNNNNNNNNNNNNNNNNNNNNNNNNNNNNNNNNNNNNNNNNNNNNNNNNNNNNNNNNNNNNNNNNNNNNNNNNNNNNNNNNNNNNNNNNNNNNNNNNNNNNNNNNNNNNNNNNNNNNNNNNNNNNNNNNNNNNNNNATATAGGATATATTTCCCACTTTGTTATCCAACCTTCCTTGTTTGTGCTGTGACTATATCTGGGATGTGGTCGGTGATCTGAATCCTTTCctggttttctgctgtaggCCCTTCTGGACCCTGTTCCTGGTCGTGCTCATTCAGCACATAACAGCCAGGTTTGCCTTCATCAAAAAGGATGCAGGGACCAGAGACTTGGACAACAGGTAGCctccatttcattttgataCTGTGCTCCACTGCTATTAGCAAATTATCATCATTCGCAATGGAATATCCTGATTGTGGACATAAAGTGCCAATTGAATGCTGTTGTCCTTACATTTTGGCAGcaaatgtatacaaatgtgTTTTCGTGCGTTCACGAAAGTGTGAGATTGATAACCTTGTGttagttaaataaaatatttcttaaTGATATGAGGCAGCAGACTGATTTATAAGAAAGGTTTTTGTTGCGAGGAAACTACACCTTTACAAAGCCTTGTTTGGATGATGTGTAGATGATGTATACTTCACAGTGAGGACTGAATGGTGGTTTAACCCCCCTAAACAGGAGCGGTCTGTTCCTGCTCACCTACCTATTATTTCCTGTGAACGTCCTGGTGGGAGTGCTGCTGGGTGTGTGGAGGATGCTGATCACGGCCGTCTTTAACATTGTCCACCTGGGACGCCTGGACATCAGCCTACTCAACCGGGGAGTGGAGGCCTTTGACCCTGGTGAGTCTAACCTCagtctacactctcagaaatagagGTAGGAAaaatgcctaaaaaggtacaaatgctggGGTGGTCCCCTATAGGTGTATGAAATTATACCCCTAGCGAGCAATATACGTATAAGTAATTTAtgccttttttgtttggaaaacatattcatttgtaaccacagagaacattactgtacttacaggatacatttggaaaatgttaTCCTCCAAAAATGTAGCTCCACTGTCTCTCTATCGGGGAGTGTACCAGTGGAACAAACACCACCAATGCCATAATGCAATGGTCTGTCAGACTACACTGTTAAAGTGCATTACATAATCATTGAAAGTGCCATgatcatgtattatgtatttgtcTTGAAACACTTTGAGATGCAAGCTGATTTGAGATGCAAGCTGCATCACCTGCATCAGAACAGGATATAATAGTCCTTTAATAAAATGGCTGTGTAAAACTAATTGGCACCTTAGCGTTAATGGATAGCTTCACTGGCAGCAGAAGCCGGCTCTGTGCTGCCAAGCATTTTGCCTCATTAACCGAATAAATGCATCATAGAAACATTGCATAGAAATGTGCCTCTTATCCACTTTGCCAATGCTGTATGCAAAACTCGCCTCAAGCATAGACTCCATTTACAATTTATTGGACATCTCCATGACTCCATTTCTAGCAGACCGTAATTGCACTGACTAGAAACAGACGCAATAATGATAACCAGCAATAATGGCGGAAAGCCCACTGGTAATATGCATCTATGGTGGTATTATTACTCTATAGGTTTGCCAGTGCTTGCCATAATCTAAATGCAGATTGCTTCTCTCCTGGTTTAACTCacacatttttcttattttccatTCCTGTCTCTCTTCCTATCTCTTCCTCCCTGTCACCTCGTATAGGCTACCGCTGTTATGCCCATTACCTGAAGATTGAGGTCAGCCAGTCTCATCCTGTGATGAAGGCATTCTGTGGGATGCTGTTACAGTCAGCCGGCCAGGAGGGCGGCGCTGGTCAAAAAATGCGTGATGCAGAGGATGGTCAGTTCGTTAATTTGCATGGATTTTATTGCCTTGCCTTTTAGAAATGTGATTACATTATTACACAGTCTATTACATCGCAGGGTGACATTGCAATCCTTATTGAGTAATCCCATGAATCACATCATataatttgtgtctgtgtgtgtgtgtatgtgtgtgtgttggtgctaTCCTTGGCTCTACCACAGATAATCAGCAGTCTATAAAACAGTGACCCGCTCCTGGCACGTGAGCAGACACAATTGCTCTGCCTTGTGAAGGagtgaattaaattaaacatgaattaagcaACAGCATGGATGCCCACATCTATGCAGTCTACATTATAGCCAAGCCCGGTTTGTCCTTTTAAAAATCCAGCTGCAGCGAAGTATGTGGAGAGCACTGAACCAGGCCCGAACCCAGAGCCAATATGGGGCTTCTGTCCGTGGAATCCTAACTGAAGGTGACAGGAAGCTGCATCCTTGCACGCTCTGTGCACAAGTGACAGCGAAGCCCCTGGAGCGGCACTGCTGGTGACAGTTTATTTTACGTGTGCGTGGTCTGGGGGTTGTGACACAGAGCTGGGCgaggtgctcactgagttcaTTGGTGAACTGCCAAAACAAACTTGGGAAAATGGCTGACTGAATTGTTTGTTCATCAGCCCGAAGCAATGAAAGTGATTAGCAAAAAATGAGAACGGAAAATAGTGTAAAACCATGAAGTGTCCACGAAGTTTCAGGCCAAGCTACAATACAGCAATAATGTGACAAAATCAGTGTGTTCCAGAGGCAAGAGGATGAGGCCTTTTATAAAGCTCAGTGATTAGGCAATGAGTAGCAGCTGTGATAATTGCCATTGAGCCCCACCTACCACCCTGCCTGTGAGTGGGGCTGAGGCTGTCCATGGTCCTCCAGCTGGTTTCTGAAAGTCCTGTGGCACTGAAAGAAGAGCGGTCTGCAACGTAGGAGCAAGGAAGGGGGAGCTGCTTTGATACTACCCTTCCTGGCATCACAGGTTTTAAACTATGAAATCATCGCTCTTGCACCAGATCAAATATGGCCCTGGGCTTATTTGCAACATATGAATCTAATTGTATCTCAGAGCAGAGATTTATTTTATGCTCTTGGATGGGTGGGCCATGGTAATCAAGTGAGATTGATTACCATTGATTACCCCCCCATCTTGTTTTGCCACCAACATGTATAGAAAATAAGGAACTATTGTTgttaaagcaatggcatttttAAACAGGTTATagagatagaaccgtgagttttaacgctttgaaacggtatatcctgctaccatagtgattgaaaattgcaccgtgaaaaaagaaatgaatgcaaaaaaataaatagacacACCGGCCCTGACCTAGTGTTAATGTAACTTAATGAGACTTAGGGGGTTaatgtattaataaataaagtattccttcttttctaactaGTACATTAACAACCAATGTAGTGAGTGTTGGATATAGGTGTTAcatctcatttcatttcattgcgACAAAACTTCCTCAGTCGCAGGGTTGTcaattgagggggggggggggggctttcggCTTTACCCCAACTACAAAGCACATGGCCTTGACTGCGCACTCTGTATTTTCACAGGCATTCAGCTGGTAGCGCAGGACAAAAAGCCGAACAAGGTGTCCAACGCCAGGCGGGCACGGGCACGCTGGCTGCTCCTCTTCACCCTGGTCAACAACCCCTCCCTGCTGGGCTCCAGGAAGCACTTCCAGCGGCAGAACTCGGAGAGTTTCCTGAACGGGACGCTCAACCGAGCCGCCAAGGAGGGCAGCAGAAAGGATGTCAGCCAAAAGGAGGAGTGCAAAGAGGCGGGCAAGGAAGCGGGTAAAGAACCAGAAACTTCCGCTACCAACTGACACTGAGACATCCTGGCGAAAATGGGTTACATGTAGAGATATGCAACATGCCTGTTATGAAGTTTAGTTTGGTTTAGATGGTCCACCCATATTGACCATCttatttgtacatgtgtgtaaatGAATTTGCGTTCTTTAAGGAAGGTTGCAGCTCAATTGTGGACTGCAGATCGGTTGTTGCTTTTGGTGCGGAACTGTTCGGTGTGTTattccatctgtctgtctgtcagttgtctttCATTCTCATTCTGAATTATTAGGTGAACAGGAACATAGCGCTGCATTTAAACCATATTTTACCACTGTGCCAAGTTATAATGTGTGCCTATTTATGAGTGTACAGAATATACTGTTGTGAGATACTTAGCAAATGTTGTTTCAATATCTTGATTGTGTATACAGTTCGGTGTAATTGAAAGAAACCAATACTTGCAAAATATTGATTCTGCACATGAAGATTATGTggcattctttcatttttttttcaaattaaatctggTTTCTATAAGCTAGTCGCACTCCAAGACTGActatcattttcttttaaatgtcaaTTGTCAATTCAGGGTCCAGAGGAACATGTTTTCACGCGGTCATTGTCCGCGGATTAGTTGTATCACGCTGCATACGTTTCTTTGGAACAACATACATTAATATatttgtgattaaaaataaaaaaaacgactAAACGCAAACTGAATGGTGTTTCATTGCTGCACTCAGCTGTGGATGAAAATGAAGACTGGCCTTCCTCCTTTCCATAGGGTTGCAGCTGTGAGGAGCACGATTTATTCATCCCCATAAAATCAATGAAATACATCGTCTTAAATGTTCTCTATGCTCGCTAATGTAGAAATCATTGAAATGGAATTTTAAACCGTCACTGCATTGTGATATTATTCTACCTTTAAAATATTCTGCCCACGATCACTGTGCGAAATGTCTTCACAGAATGCCTTTGAAACGCCACATGGTTTTAATGATATATTCTGTATAATGGAGCACAGTGTTGCTTAGTAGTGGGCCTGGtatttaaacaaattattttgtacGAATTGTAGTAGCCTAATTTTAGGCCACTGCATATTCCAGTAAGCAGAAATGTGTATAGCTAATCTTCTTCATACTAGTAGTTTAGAACCGTATAGACTCATATTTATAGGAACATTAGCCTAAGTTGATCAACAAATCAATATAGTTCTGaacaagattttttaaaaagaacaataaaGCCATATAGTCCTGAAATAGCCTACAGACTACCCGCGACAAAATTGCTGGCGGAAGCGCCTTGCACGAGCCGATTAAAACAAGAAAGCCTGTTTCTCTCAGTCGCATGCACTCAACTGCCAAtgggtaaaacaaaacatttatttactattttaataaatacaatatccATCTTaagataattttttatttacccTTTGGTAGGccaatgcttttttaaatatggACCATTCCTATATATTTAACGTCACGTGTTAGACTGAGGTGGGCAGTCACGTTGACAATGATTAAGAAATAATTATCAGAACTGATAATCAAATACTTATCCTAGTGGAAATATAGTAGTTGCGCCCATAAACAAATGCATATCGACACCGTAGTTTGCAATATTGGTGAAAAGAAGAGTAAA is part of the Conger conger chromosome 15, fConCon1.1, whole genome shotgun sequence genome and encodes:
- the stra6 gene encoding receptor for retinol uptake stra6, producing the protein MSSSNQVSKDYYDYSAWYENLEPTKPPQEVIPPCDPTADDRLYHICIAALSLVVMLVLAAFTKRKRLCQGFLKGVPGLLSPVNFLDHTQHKGLAVAVFGVLFCKLCVVVLAPNPLPFIQDSTSDYKAPHVNLAGAPLREYWKILALFYYPALCYPLLACGTLHSQVGYVLGSLLSWTHFGVLVWQKVDCPKTPQIYKYYSLLTSLPQIACLAFLSFQYPLLLFKGLNGSVKTNASEDLDSSYYRDYVKKILKKPAKPSTSRTDKPKLSERISDALKSYIYTPEEVFRFPLKLAISAVVSFIAVYQVALLLITGVVPILHIVRAGINEDIAFLLAGFNIILSEDRAEVVKIVIHYMWCLEVCYVCAITLSILVTLLMLMRSMVLHRANLKGLYRGDIYNVYNRQRSVRPSRPALVCWMGFTSYQAALICLGNPKKRSTLPFWTLFLVVLIQHITARFAFIKKDAGTRDLDNRSGLFLLTYLLFPVNVLVGVLLGVWRMLITAVFNIVHLGRLDISLLNRGVEAFDPGYRCYAHYLKIEVSQSHPVMKAFCGMLLQSAGQEGGAGQKMRDAEDGIQLVAQDKKPNKVSNARRARARWLLLFTLVNNPSLLGSRKHFQRQNSESFLNGTLNRAAKEGSRKDVSQKEECKEAGKEAGKEPETSATN